From the Acinetobacter wanghuae genome, one window contains:
- a CDS encoding LemA family protein codes for MGFLIFVVIPIVVIIAIILLRNRIVRHHNATIRAWSDVASYERQKLKILDGLQPLVEQYSSFEKGTLEKVTELRQNILNLNLNNADVSQLQKIESLNQELMRSLNVVIENYPELKADTIYLKMMNEIEEQNENVGAAITIYNRNVELFNNQIQIFPHNIINDMLLKKKAIRPFRDQQAAQSFDYRPNF; via the coding sequence ATGGGATTTTTGATTTTTGTCGTCATTCCAATTGTGGTCATTATCGCCATTATTTTGCTGCGAAATCGTATTGTGCGTCATCATAATGCCACCATTCGCGCATGGTCAGATGTTGCGAGTTACGAACGTCAAAAGTTAAAAATATTAGATGGCTTACAACCCCTTGTGGAGCAATATTCAAGCTTTGAAAAAGGCACACTGGAGAAAGTTACCGAGCTGCGCCAAAACATTCTTAATTTAAATCTTAATAATGCCGATGTGTCACAGCTTCAGAAAATTGAAAGTCTTAATCAAGAACTCATGCGCAGCTTAAATGTGGTCATTGAAAACTATCCGGAACTCAAAGCCGACACGATTTATCTGAAAATGATGAATGAAATTGAAGAACAAAACGAAAATGTCGGTGCAGCGATTACCATTTATAACCGTAACGTTGAACTGTTCAATAATCAGATTCAGATTTTCCCACATAACATCATCAACGATATGTTGTTAAAGAAAAAAGCCATTCGCCCTTTCCGCGATCAACAGGCTGCGCAGAGTTTTGACTATCGTCCGAATTTTTAA
- a CDS encoding DUF4303 domain-containing protein — MPTQMDGLKNILVNAFLQMYQHYQADDIYACCLTLDEFLLVEDLVLSTEKSIFSDQEDRTQYLAEKDRWNVQKWRYRSTNSSEHGLKQFRHILLAYFQSQHSFGNPLLNNHDLNQSNHLDLILNHVKAAIDTLEQVHHLDLNRIVFFLSAPTQDDIEIHSAKKLNKDSLLLRHFLFNKNHKNAKQSDARSKLSQTDKDMLVDLGQIVEIEPYDYLQVAHQAYLLTLEPYFIDTNPYIQKLVHHIAAMAFEVDGSCALSKDEILQRLQQFHHAGHNNPVDVPI; from the coding sequence ATGCCGACTCAGATGGATGGTTTAAAAAATATTTTGGTGAATGCCTTTTTACAGATGTATCAGCATTATCAAGCCGATGACATCTATGCGTGTTGCCTGACGTTGGATGAATTTTTATTGGTTGAAGATTTAGTGCTATCCACTGAGAAAAGTATTTTTAGCGATCAAGAAGATCGAACCCAGTATTTAGCCGAAAAAGATCGTTGGAATGTACAAAAATGGCGTTACCGCAGTACCAATTCATCCGAACATGGTCTCAAACAATTTCGTCATATTTTGCTTGCATACTTTCAAAGCCAACATAGTTTTGGCAATCCTCTGCTCAATAATCATGATTTGAATCAATCCAATCATTTAGATCTTATTCTAAATCATGTTAAAGCTGCGATTGATACACTTGAGCAGGTTCATCATTTGGATTTAAATCGTATCGTGTTTTTCTTAAGTGCGCCAACGCAAGACGATATTGAAATACATTCGGCAAAAAAATTAAATAAAGACAGCTTACTGCTCAGGCATTTTCTGTTTAATAAAAATCACAAAAATGCGAAGCAGAGCGATGCACGCAGCAAACTTTCGCAAACTGATAAAGATATGCTGGTTGATCTTGGGCAGATTGTGGAAATTGAGCCTTATGACTATTTGCAAGTCGCACATCAAGCTTATTTGCTGACCTTAGAGCCTTATTTTATTGATACTAATCCTTATATTCAAAAATTAGTCCATCACATTGCTGCTATGGCATTTGAAGTCGATGGCAGCTGCGCACTCAGTAAGGATG